DNA from Prunus persica cultivar Lovell chromosome G6, Prunus_persica_NCBIv2, whole genome shotgun sequence:
TGCACCACATTACTAGCTTTCATCTGAATCTGATTTGCcatgctgttgttgttgttgttaccATTGACCCCTGCCTCTTTTTCAGGCTGTTTTATGGGCATCAACTTCTTCATGCGGTTGACCCATGGGCACTTTGACAAGGTGCCACTGTTTTCAACGCCTTCATATAAGGAATCGCATTAGTGGAGCTCACCTTGACGTGATCTAATGTTTTTGTAGAGACAGATACAAATGAAGATATTGCTTAATGTTTATGAGAGAATAAAGAACCTCCAAAATCTTGCTTAATTTTTTCAGTCTGGGCAGCAGAGACAACGATATGGCGGTGCACCTCTTTCTTCTCATCCCCAGCAACTTTGTTCCAAATCTGCATTAAAACATAAAAGCCATTAGGCACTTGCACAAATGTacacagagagagatggaTGGGTTGACTCCGTACCCAGGCCATTGTGCTGTGCGTTTTGGTTGATTTGgttctttttcttgtagttGAGTTGTTGAAAATGGGAGATGAGTGGAAAATGAGGAGAGATATATTGCGGGTATTTAAGGATTGTATTCAAGATTAATCCccattttcaatttaaatgctGTCATGTCATACAGGgtctttgtatattttttgatAGGACATACAGggtctttgttttcttatttttctgataGAGTCGGTGTTTATTTTAATGAAGTACCTGTAATGTAATGTGCGTGTTGTCTTATATGTTAGGGTGGCGGGCTGATGCCAGATTTAATAATCCTCATAAATGAACGAGATCGACCCAGCCCTTTTGTTAATGAGCTGAATCTAAACCGGCCGATTCGGCCGGTTTGATACCTTTATAAAGTTGGGgtgggtgtttttttttcttctttctcattaGGAACAGTTGGAATGAAGTGGACTAATGCTCTAATGGCAAATTTTGGTAATTATGAGTGTTGTTAGAGTATTCATAATGAGCTCCCTAAATCACCtctttagacaaattttaaggaggaattgtaaaaatataactctaaccatgctccctatttacctcctaaaataagaagacctctaggagctcctaaatttgaggagagaaaaaggacTTTTAGgagggtgtattcaattcaaacttttaatgatttttataAAGTTTAAATGTTTGGAGGTATTCAATTTAGACTTTTAAAGAGTATATAAAAGtctagtggtattcaattgtaacttttaaaaagtatttaaaagtttggtggtattcagttatgatttttaaaaagtatttaaaaatttGGTAGTATCCAAAAagttaatgacttttaaaaagcttaTTAAATGAATAACTTTTCCATACTTTTAAGGCTAATTGTTAAGAGCAAAAGTCTTGTCAATTTACTAGTGACTTTTATCAACTCTATGAAAGTATTTAAGAATTTGTCATCTCTATGAAAGTCActcacttaaaaaaagtctTTATAAGTATGAATTGGATACACCCCTCTTAGTGGTTTCCTATAGtttaatgctgctttatttaatgagtatttcaaacatttatttaatactaacgattttttaaaagagatggatcaatcaaaaaagagttatagcatttatgactctctaaattagagagcatgattgaagtttaaattttatagagagctcttaatataatttttataagtttttagctaaaatttaactaaaaaatagagagtatGATTGTGAATGCTTTTAAAGTTTTAAGAAGCTGCTTTCTTGAAAAATggatttgtataatttttacaTGGTTCGAATGCCAACATCCACTTTTAATGTATGTCGGGGTGGGCTagctttttctttgaaatctAAAACCCTAATGACGTCTATTTTTCTgaatattattttagaagtggTGGAGTCCACACTAATCTAAGAGTGGTggtgtttattattttagaagttgCTATCATTTTACTATACCTACATAAACAATGTACCTATTATTCTCTGTCACTGTCCCACCCACTAGTCATGtcttctctctcactctcactctttCTCCTTTATCTCTTACACCTTTTTCGTTTCCCCCCTAATTCGTTGCGGTTTCTTTATGAAATCAACAAAATCGAGCTGATTTCTAAATGTTGTACTTCTGAAAGGGCACACAATCGATGTCAATTTGATGGCCGGTGCCAACCAATTGATATGGTCTGGTTGGGTTGCCAAACCCTAATTTGAAGTCTAATTTTATCCAGAGTTAGAATTAAATTCGTTCCAATTGAGCTCAAGCTTAGGGATGGTAATGGGCCGGGTGTGGCAATACCATCACCGTCCCTGCTTCATATCCCCAACCCCCACTGGctatatgatttaatgtatactttctatttatagaaaaattgtACAAaccataattaaataaaaattattagattttaagctaaaaaaCCCACCCGTTGAAAAATTCCTAGTTCCACCACTGCCGGTCCAGTCCCCTTGCCCCTACCTCGTTTAAGTGATTTTGGGGAATTCCCATCCCTGTACCAGTCGAGGTATCCCCCATCCTGGCCCAAAtcccttatttttaaaatcatctTTATGTTTCCGAGACAATCATCCATGAAGCTTACTTACACTTCTAGATGAGGGTGCAAACCTATGTCCATAATATGCTAATGAGATAAGAACTGATAATCAGCATGTATAGAACAAACTGCAAATTAGATCTAATCACATCATCATATGATCTATTGCACATAAATATAGTTATGAATCTCATGACATTTATTGTCGGTGATCAAGACAACTTTTTGGGTGGTTAAATTAGAAGTTGAAGAACATGGTTAGGACTTTGGAGGACAAGAAATAGTTAAGATCTATTTAAACTAATTTCACAAAAACTTACAATATTGATTCCAAGATACATTCACGGAAGATGTATGAACCAAAATGCCAGTCTTCTTTATTTACCTAGAATGAAGTATTAACGGGAATGTCAATACCATCCCTACCCCTACTCATACCCAACGGGGATTTTTATGCTTCGAGGATCCCCGTATCTGATCCCTATTTTGGCCCGAAATCAACCCTAATTAGGGCCGAGGACCTGATGAGGATTTATGCCATTCCTACTCAAGTTAGTCGAATCATGTTTATTTGGGAAAATCATAACTATACTTAATAATAAAACACTCGGAAAACCCCACATACGGCGaagatttttttgttgtcgTTGGAAAAAGTAAAAGTCCTGCTCCAGTTAACATTAGAACTGGAAGTGGAATGAAAGGTATAATCCATGAATATTGATATTTATattctataaatatatatatttgtcttAATTAATTGTTTCTGATTCATCGgttcttatttgttttatgttgAAATGGGTcagttaataaaaaaaataaaagatatataaaataaaacttaaataaaatttgcattCTAATTATTACGTAttacaataatttatttatatctttTATATCTATAGAGCGAGAATAAACAATTACACCAAAAACAGTGTTTGGTATGAATCATAAAGCGCATAACTTGACCCataaaaactatttattgtAATTGTAATTTGGTTATTCAGAATAATTAAACAATTTGTTTTGTAACTAATTGATTGTCTTCCATTACAATAAAAGCTATTTGTAGGAAATGCTATGATATCCAAcactttattttatgtaaaataaaaaaaaaaggcaaataaaatgccttttataataaaaaaattatagatttTGTATCCTTTAACAGATTAACTACTAGTCCCACTCGAATTTGAGAATTACAATTAGGTGTACTCTTTCTTCGAGTTTGaccaattaaattaattaaaattaatataataaaaaattattaaagtttTTTAATTAAGCGATAGTGGGGTTGAATTATTAAACTTTTGATGTATTTTATTACATGTATAAATGTCACACGGcgaaaatagaaataaaactaAACGAGTAAGGTTAGACTCAAGCCCATAAATGCAAGCCCAATCTTACATTTGTTATAGTTTACTGCACAAGCCCAAATTCGAATTGTATCGTCATTTCATTTGATGAGGTAGAAGAGATCAGTGTGTGGGGCGTTGTGGTCCGAAGAAGTCTACGATGATGATGCTCAAGCAGCTCAacagattctctctctctctctctctctctctctgtgtctctgtctctctctctctctgtgattgCAAAAACCACGAGGAAGTGAGTTTGGGTCCACATAGCATGGCCTGCCAGGCAGCAAAAGCTTCTTTTAGTCCACCCCgtgataaataaaagaaagcatCCTCTCCTCGTCTTTAAATCCAACATAGAACCTGCCCGCATCCCCACCTCCTTGCCCAGGCAAAAAGAGGAAGAGCCCACGCGACTATCCAGTCCATCTGTTCATGTCCAGGGGTTTTTCCAGTACAGTACGACACGTGGCAGCCTCTGATTACTTGAGACATCAAATCCCACGTGCTTAGGGGCTTTGCATCACGTGGCCCTGACTAATTGGCGCCATTTAGTACTAAGGCAGATATAGTAATAATAGGAGGATACTGTTACatgtctctctctgttttttggaTGATACCATAATAATGGAGCTCGTCAAATCCTTATCCGTTCATCATACCACATAAAAATGGTTGCCTTTATGTTCTTATCTATCACCATCCCTCGATGCTTTTGTACTATTTTCACACATTAGTATGTTGGAATTTGAGATATCTTTCAACCGCGTAGTTACGAATTTCAGTACTTCAATTTCAATACgttcttttttttgtgttattaGAAAAGGGTAAATTattcaaatggtcctcaaacttatactcatttacattttggtctttcaattaaattattcgttcaaatggtctatcaactctatattattcgCTCCATTGGTCCTACCGTTATATTATGTCAATATTTCTATTAAATATgagggtaaattggtcattatTTACTCTAAAATAAGGTTAAATCTAACGGAAAGTTAGACGGTAGGACCACTGGAGcgaataatatagagttgatgaACCATTTGaaagaataatttagttgaaggaccaaaatgtaaatcatgtataaatttgaaaaccaTTTAAGTAATTTACTCTattagaaaattgaaaaaaataaaaagaacttTCTATTTTATGAGGTCCATGTGGTAGGCACATGTTTCATTTACAACAATACAAACTACGCATTTTTTGCTATATACGGGTATATTCTTTCTCAGGACACCTTGATATGTTTTGCAAGTCAATTTCAACCATCAATTCACACAGATTTTTATTAACGTGTGTACAGATCTATAATTTTATAACATAGCACGTCATTTTATCTAGAGAAAATGTGTGTACGCTAACACTTCAAATCCATGTAAGAAGCCACTAGGGTCTAATCGAGTCGAATTAATCTTTTATAGTATCTTGATAGTGTGCATGAGAAactcttctctttttataatttaagctatcgtttgtattaaaagaaaaacacatacTAGTGATGTATCAAGTCAGAATAATGcaatccttttattttatcaattatCACCAGGTGAATTGAAGAAAAGTAATCCGATGTGTCGATTTCTGCTTTAATAATTAATCagatttgataaataaataaaattcggACGCACGCGCACATTCTCTCTCCAGAAATATCAACCAATATCTGCTTATAAATCCTCCTAGCACTTGGGGCAGTTTTATCAtaccaagagagaaaataaactgCAGCCTTTGAAACTTTGAGAATGGGAGCAGAACTAGCAAAGATGCCAATATGTTGCTTTTATCTGCATTTGCACCTGCACTTGTTTCTTCCTTCATCTCCTCAAAACTTTAAACACCAGAGCTTCAAAGCTTCGAATTGCTTCAAAGCTTCAAAGCATGGCTAAggcaagaaaaaaggaaagagaattaagaaaatggaaacttatGTATGGAAGgtagaaaggaagagaaggaaccAGCAAGAGGTGCAGGTGCCAATGCAGGTGAATGCCATCTTGGTTCAATATTCAACATACAAATCCACTTTGTCCtgattacatatatatgattaGATTATGACTATATATATGTGCGTGTGTATTCGCGCGCGTGTATGCTTTAATTCTTTATGATATATTGCCAATTTCTGTTAGATCCAAAAGGGATTTGATTGTCCAGAACCTTTTGAATTATTAACCGAAGAATGCACATAAAAGAGGACTACCTACTCATAACATTTTCGGGGCTTTTAAGGTAACAAACTCTCTTATCTCCCTCTCAGATTAGTATGGATATGCACAGTAGATGCACAAAGATTTTTGTAGCCTAATCTGGAGATCTGCTATAGATATATGCAGAGGTTGGTCAAATTTTAGACAATTATATATCTTATAGCTAGCTGTTCCAAAGTTCCCCAAATATATGGTCATGTGGCCATAATTTTGATCATCTAGTTCATTATTGCATGAGCTAATTTTGTAGCAGCAGGAACCCTTTAAGTTTCCTAAGCCTTCTATCTATGATCGCGTGCTTGAAATAATTTCAGGACAACAGATCTGGATAAAGAGTAGTCCTACTTTACTGACATGTTATCAACACCAATTCATTTCTTGGAGTATGAATATCAATTGCATATGAAAGAAAGGAAACAGTGAATCAATAAGATTGTTAAAGAATCacagaaaatgaaattaagaaGTGAAGAAATAAATGTTTGAGTTGTAATGAGCACCAGATTTTACTAGTTGTGAAGATctttggcttcttcttcttctttttgttttttttgtttgttttataatCAGAACTGTGAAGCTTTATGGTTCGTGTgctttttatatgtattctaAACACAGGAATTTCAAATAATCAATTGCATATAGTTATTTTGAATCCActtcaaatattttgtttgtaattgtTTCAAATCCATTGCAAATTTCCGTGTAGTGTTTTtgtagtttcttttttttgtaacTATTTTCGCCTTATTGTCGAAATTTAAATCATTTCTTTTAAATCAGTCCATCCATAAAGGTCAATTTGGATGGATGCACAAAGAGAGTGAATAATGGGAGGAGCAATACTATCAGCACAACcgcatatatgtatatatatatatgtcctTGAAAATatgcatgatgatgatgattttcaGTATTGAAGGAGAATATGAGTGACGTTAGAGAAGATAGAACTGATGTTCCAGTGGAGTGAAATTCCTGCATATATGCTTGTATATTTTCCTTAATTAGAAGAAAACTATggaaattaattaaggttATGAGAGAAATGTATCTATGAAACTTTCGTAGGGTTTGTAGAGCCATGCAAGGGAAACGAGGATAAGGAAAGCAAAGACATGGAGTATCAAAAATATTAAACCTTGGGCAATGAAatgatgtatatatatatatatatatatatatatatatatacagaaagCTTAGATTAGATATACATcatgtaatttaatttgtcTGTGGTTCATAATAAATTATCTCTCATTCATGTATTCGTTGACAGTGATGTGTGTTTTCTGTTGGATCAACATGATTGTCCTCTCTTCTAACAATTTTGgaaggaatatatatatatgatacaTGTCTTTAATCTTGtgaagacaaaaataaaaaccattgTATTTGTGGGAGAGAATTGATTGAGGCCAGTTTCCAAAGTTAACTGAGGTACTGGTTTGAGAAGATTAGGGTTCCAGTAGACTGAATATAAGGTAGTTCTCAAGATCTGAGTTAGAGACTGAATATTGACAGattcgagagagagagagagagagagagagagagagagagagagagagagagagagagagagagagagagatggagattATTGTCCATTTCTCTCTTCCTATTACGAGTTTGTAAGGCAAATCCATATGTTTGGTGTTAATATGGTATAAaggaacatatatatatatatattaatgatATATGATTTGTGAGATTCTCAGGGTATCAAGCGGTAGACAGACACCAAGGAGGGAAGAGAATACATGACAAGTGAAGAGATAAACTTGTGTAACAACAACTTGGCACCAAAGCAAGTAAAGAAATCGATATTGTGGCACGTAAATTCTTTTGGGGATTATGTAAATCATCCCCTTATAGCTTGATTACAGGTAAAACGTTTGGTGGTTTGGGATTTTTGGGATATGGAACATTTTAATAAAGCTGTTTTAGATAAGTtaggttgaaaattttaacTCAAAAAGATAATTGGTGGGTTAAGGTATTTTAAGTGTATGAGAAATTCTTTTAAAGAAGATTCGATGGATTGTGGGAGATGGTACTCATATTAAATATTCATTGGGTGATTGGATTTAGGGTTTCTATCCACATAAGCGGAGATGGAAGAGCTCAACCAATTAAACTATATCTTAACTATATCTTCTTTTTAAGGACTGTTCCTTATAAGTATTTTGGAAGCATTTGGGAAATTGTATGTTTTAGCCAAATTTTAATTGTAATATTAATACTGATTAATTACAAAGtggtctttttttattttattttaattattgttaaaTTTAGAGAAAATGAATTTAAAGTCCTCTTCTAACCTTGAATTTcaagcaattaaaaatatcTCTTTCCGATGTGAGCAGAGGAAACAAATTGATATGCCGGTCCACTTTAAACATAACATCCATGGATGTCACTATTGGGCAGACTGTCCATCTTTTGTTACttccttttaaaaattaaaaaaaaaattataatatttttccttgcaattcttcttcttatgtCAAGTGcacaaaaatgaattaaaaaacTCCATTAGAGACCAatcattttaacaaaaaaatgcaCCCATGGTCAATGTCACTATCGGAGAATAACATGGTTATAATAACTGGATCGGCTTGTTCTTATTTGGAGGCGCTTTTTGTCTTCATgtccttatatatataaggatttctcttctttttaggAACTGTTCCTTATAAGTATTTTGGAAGTATTTGGAAAATTGTatattttggccaaattttAATTGTAATAttacatctatatatataaagcaaaaggcaaagaatggtgaaacattcaaaataccagaaaatgcccttggttaatgcaaacatttagaattcaaattattaattaaatgaggataatatggtaaattcacactttttcatatttaaaaaaattaaaaaaaaagaaaaagcagataatgtatcctatttttatggaacacaactacccattatcttttttaattctaaaataaatttacttatttttttaaaaaaacctctcgcaagcgcggaagcgcgtgcagagaggctagtattgATTAATTACAaagtggtttttatttttatatagagAAAATGAATTTAGAGAAAATGAATTTAAAGTCCCTTTTTAACCTTGAATTTCAAGCAATTGAAAATATACCTTTCCGATGTGAGTGGAGGAAACAAATTGATATGCCGGTCCACTTTAAACATAACATCCATGGATTTCACTATTGGGCAGACTGTCCATCTTTTGttgcttcctttttttaaaaaaaaaattataatgtttTTCCTTGcaattcttctttttatgtCAAGTGCACAAAAgtgaataaattaaaaaatccatTAGAGACCAATCATTTtaaccacacaaaaaaagcACCCATGGTCAATGTCACTATCGGAGAATGACATGGTTATAATAATTGGACCAGCTTGTTCTTACAAAGGACTTGTAGTTCAAGTGGTAGCATTGTTCCTTGCACTCGAGATCTAAGGTTATGTTAAACGCattgcatgattttttttttaggacctTTCCCATTGCGTGGGGCGATAATACACTAAACTCACATATATAACACGAATACTCggactcgaacccaggaccttACATGGTAGAGCAATTACTCTAAACCATTACACTAATGAGTCTTTTGCATGCATAATTTGTTACTAGAGATCATAGAGGAAATGTTAAAATCGGTGGAACTTTCCAAATTGGTTATTCGTTTATTATGGGCATTACGTTAAAATTATGAGAAACTAACTACTTGAGGAAATTTTAAGGCTTTGCttgataatttaaaatatgaatttactaAACAATATTCCTCGGAGTATAATGTCACATGTGAAAAATATGGGAAGACTTGTTTAAAGTGAGTAGTTTCATTTTCAACA
Protein-coding regions in this window:
- the LOC109949441 gene encoding uncharacterized protein LOC109949441, translated to MAWIWNKVAGDEKKEVHRHIVVSAAQTEKIKQDFGGVENSGTLSKCPWVNRMKKLMPIKQPEKEAGVNGNNNNNSMANQIQMKASNVVQNVRQRFFPLKPWHDFNRGLLKAHPQQTYDGKKDELPWHTLDVLRSSHEFRTNASC